The following is a genomic window from Pseudophryne corroboree isolate aPseCor3 chromosome 3, aPseCor3.hap2, whole genome shotgun sequence.
ggcactgtgggggcatttgtatacctggcactgtgggtcaattgtggatctgtcactgcactattgggggcatatgtgtatcacgtcccattttaactgtccacacccatttttttggcacgcacgcctccggcgcgcacacacacagtgcctctaaggggAAGACCTACTggagggcagggtaattttttaagttgagaatttttgtatggcccccgaaggattttataaatatccaaatggccctcggtagaaaaaaggttctccacccctgtcctagaggatgctggggtccatattagtaccatgggtatagacgggtccaccaggagccattggcactttaagagtttaatagtgtgggctggctcctccctctatgcccctcccaccagactcagtatagaaaatgtgcccggaggagctggtcacagctaggggagctctcctgagcttctttagaaaagtttattttagagtttgtttttttactgggaggctgctggcaacagcctccctgcatcgaaggACTTAGGGGGGATGCAGTATCCGccatgcggggtcttgagccactgcctccgctgactggacgttgagctccagagtgggcagatcgcgccccgccacaggggaatgcTCACCCTGGCAGCCAGCCGCTCACCCCCTCAATGTGCTGAagttggcgagttagtcactgtccccccttacaagcggggggacagtgtgaaaagggcggcttaagggtgggagcgtggtattaaccgcgctcccggacAGCTCaacggtactgcggtgcggcgctgtgaggagcgGCCTGAGCtagcaaggtaccctacactgaccatttccagcctgtcggggtccgcagatctcagccagcacaaaattcctcataccagtataatcttcaagagcgggaaaACAGCGCCATTGaagaggcggagcttctcctcagagcggacccagcagcgttcagcgccatttttcctgcctgcaatcactagTAGTGGATTTGcaggtccctccagtgcaactccagctatctgtacggtaccaggggtttgtagaagtgggggggggggggctgtattataggctgtgtcacctattaagggacacagtcagcgtagGTTGGGGTTTcccctatacctctaatagcgctgcatgtgggttggctccaatctctgggtCTCTCTGCCATTCCTGGGTCTCTCTGCCACTCTGTCTagtgaataccctgtgtgtttgtggggtgtttggtgtgtgtgacaacatgtctaggggcactgtttcatatgctgcagaggatttatcttcccaggaggactccataccatgtaatcaggattgcactattATAGTGCAGATCCctactagagagccagaatggttagtctctcttagggggactatttttcagatttctgacagggttgctaggactgagcatgccacttgagcatgccactcaagttctgcaatcctctatggtcgtatggtctgatactgcttacgcaggatgacacggacactgactctgacactgcagacggtgactggGATGTGTCGAGGgagacagcatcacttgctaagggggtgcagttgatgattgaggctgtaagggatgttttacacattgctgacacatgctcctgaacaggtggaggaggccttttttacagataataagaagccccaccTCACCttaccggcatccaaagaattaaacgctatctttgaaaaagcctgggaaactccggaaaagaaatttcagatccttaggagggtctaaaggcccatactcacagagagatttctgcaagagatgtgttctgagcaatttatcacgggagatgtcccttgaacatcccggtgtctagatctcccatacacacgtgagatctgtgttgagcaatctgtgctgagcaatctgtgctgagcaatctgtgctaaacaaaaaaaaaacctatttaaatagtgggttggtattatagtgaggggggtggggagagtgtgtctttttctaaacaaaaaaaagacctttttaaatagtgggttggtattataggggaggggagggtgtgtctttttctgttgtggtgTTGCAGTGGCCATTTTAAAATCAGTGCCTTCATTGCTCTGTGTATAGTTGGTTTGCCTTCTGCACTGTGCTTTGAGAGTTTGCTGTTTATTTAAAAGTGCTTCTTGCCTTTTATCATGGATGAGTACCAGCTGAAGATATTGTACTGCCAGGCTGTTGCAGTGAATGGTTTGGACAGAGAGAGAAGGatgagggagaggagggagaggagacctacTCGGTCTTGCTGGACCAAGCAATGGCTTTTGGAGAGGGACGCCATGTCTCATACACCGCTTCTACGTGAGCTTCGGGACAATAATCCTGAGGACTACAGGAATTACCTGCGTATGAATGATGATATGTTTCAGGAGCTGCTGCAactgatgtggactctgccaggctgcttgctcaggccgacaactctgatgtggactctgctaggttgcctgctcaggccgacaactctgatgtggactctgctaggttgcctgctcaggccgacaactctgatgtggactctgctagGTTGCCTGGACTTGAAAGGCCACAGTCCACACCTAATCCCACTTTAAAGGCTAGAAAGGTCAGGGACGACTACCTGACCTTTTTTAATGGAGTAGGTGCAGTGGATTGGCAAGACTCCTACATTTAACTGCTTTTATGTTTGATAGACATTACATATGCTTGAttggttttatattttattgtatttttttatttatttatttccaaaataaataaaaatgtatcttgTTTTAAACTTCTGTTGTCAGAGTATGTACCTGTGTGTGTTTTGCATGTATATTAAAAAACAACGTACCCATTAGGAACTCTGGGGTCAGGTATACCCAGGACACTTCACGACTGTGTCGTTTTTTGTGGGGGATAAGTGAGGACTAATGGGATCCAACAGTGTGAACCAAGTCAGGCATACCTGTGTGTGCCATCACCCCTGTGTTCCGTCCCAgtcactgtatcacctctgtgtctgagggggcgcaaatttacagtttgcaggagggcgccggacaccatagcactggccctgggaatcagtatgatatcccggcagcaggcatcccgacagtcataatcccaacGTCGGGATGGCggccaccggaatgccggcagcggctcgagcgcaaagaagccccttgtggctcgctttgcttgccaaatttttagtctccctctatgggtgtcatggacacccacagggggagaatatgtcaggattgtggctaTTGGGAACCCGACGCagagatcttaaccgcatccctctgTAATAAATGTCCCCTATAACAGTACCTTGAAGGTAGGGTTGTCCTCACTTATCTCcccttaaaaaaagaaaaatttttttaaggggGGATAAGTGAGGACAAATTTGGTCCAACAGCATTCCAATCATAACTCccccaaaaattaaaaatataatgataaaccataaaaaatacacaacacttcttttttgttttgaaaataatttacttataaaaatatattaatttttaaCACTTATGCAACTGGATTCATCGATAAGAATGACCAATATCCCAACGTTCAAAAGTCCAGGACAAAAAACCGACACTATGGTAACTATGAACAACATAAAAGAGTCGAGGAAACATGGAACAATTTGTCCAACGGAAACTAAAAAACTAATTAAAAAATTTATAATTTAATAATTGAAAAAAGTAGCCTCGTCCTCTGGGGGGAGCTGTGTACTCAGCATTGCTGAGTACAATCCAGTGGACAAAGTGCTGGTGGGAGGAGTGGGCAGAGTGGGTGTTGGTGGGGGTCCCGGCGAAAAAAAAGGGCGCTGTGGCGGAAGATTACCCGGCGGATAATAGAATGGTTGGGGATAAGgatactgggactgtggggcatttcGTGCGCGCCGCACAGGATTTGACATTAGATCCAGGTCATCGGATAGGTCATTATCCTCGGCCCTTCTCAATACATCAAATACTATGCGCCTGAAAGTTCTAAAAACAGTTTCGGGCATTACACGTATCTGAGATTCTATCGTGTTTGAAAATTGACGATAGAAGTCTGGTGGCCTATTAAGCATTTCCTCTGCCCGCTGGATAAATTGAACCGTGCTGGAGGATGCAGAATCGGAACTCAATGATGAATTCTTTTGTCTCCGCCTTGGTGGTGCTGTCGACCGAGATGGTGCTGTCTCCTCACCACTGAGCTCCAGTTCTGTTGCCTCTGTTGCGGAAGTGTTCATTACCTCCGGGGTAGattcctgtaaaaaaaaacaaaaaaaaaaacattagggcgttgattaaacaatgataaagttgaacattttaaagtgttttaacttACCGGATTAAGGGTCCCCTCTTCCTCTGGCGTCTTAGGAGACTCTTTATCCAGGCTACCCTGTCCATGTAATTTCGCCTCTCTCTCCAAAAGGAATTTCATCTGTTCATAATACCATAGCGTCGGCTGGTAAACATCATCAGTTCCGGCTCCTGAACGTTGAGACTCGATCACGCGTGTGTGTTCCTTCTTGAACACCGTCCGCAAGTTTGCTATCTTCTTCTTCGCCCAAAGTAGATCAGCATCACTGTTATGGGCTTTGCTGTACTCCACCAATTGTCTGTAGGCCTGATCCTTCTTCTGTCTGTTTGAAAAATCCTTGCTACGGACCTTCCACAGACATTCGCTGGCCCGATACACATCAATGAATCCAGTTGTGAACTCCCGGTCCATGTAAGAAGCCATTGCtgtgagaaaaataaaacaacacTATTTAAATAACAAGCAAGCAAAAACTTTAATAAAATATGTTGACCCTTGCATTAAAAAAACCATGCCGCTTATACACGTGTTGCGCCAGGAAATGGTGCTTATACACACGCTGCGCCAGGTAAAGCCGCTTCTACACACATTGCAACCAGGTAAAGCCACTTAAGCACCACAAACATATAGTAACACCCCCTATCCCCCGCCTGCTAATACAGCTCCAAAGCACATTAAGCAGCCTGTGTAATCATACGGATACATCCATCTTCTCCTAGACCGCTATCACCAGCCGCATCACACTCCCCCATA
Proteins encoded in this region:
- the LOC135058121 gene encoding uncharacterized protein LOC135058121, translated to MASYMDREFTTGFIDVYRASECLWKVRSKDFSNRQKKDQAYRQLVEYSKAHNSDADLLWAKKKIANLRTVFKKEHTRVIESQRSGAGTDDVYQPTLWYYEQMKFLLEREAKLHGQGSLDKESPKTPEEEGTLNPESTPEVMNTSATEATELELSGEETAPSRSTAPPRRRQKNSSLSSDSASSSTVQFIQRAEEMLNRPPDFYRQFSNTIESQIRVMPETVFRTFRRIVFDVLRRAEDNDLSDDLDLMSNPVRRARNAPQSQYPYPQPFYYPPGNLPPQRPFFSPGPPPTPTLPTPPTSTLSTGLYSAMLSTQLPPEDEATFFNY